The Nitrospiria bacterium genome has a segment encoding these proteins:
- a CDS encoding MotA/TolQ/ExbB proton channel family protein codes for MEDLGRAWTALRFVGVMMYPLLFLGMLSLIILLDKAFVYWRYARPPGVLFTLADTHGFDWPALDQQLAKLGPGNYFGRFSRVIIDHRDKPVWWVESRAGEEAKQIEKALSRGLWLLETVVTAAPLLGLLGTIAGMMDAFRVISGNGLVEPARITGGVAQALIATALGISIAVVALFIFNFFSRLQSNTLDEMERLGTRLMEHVRLDQPEKEAPGEVA; via the coding sequence ATGGAAGATTTGGGGCGGGCCTGGACGGCCTTGCGATTCGTCGGGGTCATGATGTATCCCCTCCTGTTTTTGGGGATGCTTTCCCTGATCATTCTGCTCGATAAAGCCTTCGTGTATTGGCGCTATGCGCGCCCGCCCGGCGTCTTGTTCACCCTGGCGGACACCCACGGTTTTGATTGGCCGGCGTTGGATCAACAGTTGGCCAAGCTTGGACCGGGCAACTACTTTGGCCGGTTTTCCCGGGTCATTATCGACCATCGCGACAAACCGGTGTGGTGGGTGGAGTCGAGGGCCGGGGAAGAGGCGAAACAGATCGAGAAAGCCTTGAGTCGCGGACTATGGCTGTTGGAAACCGTCGTGACCGCGGCGCCTCTGTTGGGTCTATTGGGAACGATCGCCGGGATGATGGATGCCTTCCGTGTCATCAGCGGAAACGGATTGGTGGAACCGGCCCGGATCACCGGGGGAGTGGCTCAGGCGCTCATCGCCACCGCCCTGGGCATCTCCATCGCGGTCGTCGCCCTCTTTATCTTCAATTTTTTTTCCCGCCTTCAGTCCAATACCCTGGACGAGATGGAACGCTTGGGCACGCGGTTGATGGAGCACGTCCGGTTGGATCAACCGGAGAAGGAGGCGCCCGGTGAAGTTGCC